AACAAAAGCTCAGGGTGCCCCTTTAGCGAAGTATATGCTGCGACCCACATAACGTGGGTTGGTTCGATGTTGCTACGTGATGTAGCGATTTCATATAGTACGCTAGACAATAAAAAAACCGAACAAAGTCGCTCGGTTTTCATTTCGTTAAGAGTATAAAGTTGTTTGATTCATAACTCGCATTTTTTCTAAGAAATATTGGTATTTCTGCGCCGATGGATCCGTATGAATCATTTCTTGCTCACATTCTGTACATATGAACATTGTGTATAAATGAATACCTCGTTCTTTCTCTTTCTCACAAACACCACAACGTTCCCACTTGTTTTCTTCACTCATCGCTCTCCACCTCCGTAAGACTAGCATCTCCTAATCTAACGAATTTTATACATAATCTTTGAAAATATGTTTCTTTTAATTATATGAAGGTAGGAATAGTTCGTGTTTGTACGTTAAACATTTACATACAAGTTAGTTCATAGCGCCTGTTCATCTATTGACTCTTCCACATGACCTACACACCTCTTTGCTTCCACTAGACCTATTCCGGTCCACAATATCAGACCACTTTCTCCAACACATATATAGTGTACATGAGAGGACTTGTTCAATTATAAGAAAAGTGCAAGCGCTTGTTTA
This DNA window, taken from Pontibacillus yanchengensis, encodes the following:
- a CDS encoding sigma factor G inhibitor Gin, with translation MSEENKWERCGVCEKEKERGIHLYTMFICTECEQEMIHTDPSAQKYQYFLEKMRVMNQTTLYS